In Streptomyces chartreusis NRRL 3882, the following are encoded in one genomic region:
- a CDS encoding 3-hydroxybutyrate dehydrogenase has product MTAPRFPAPQASPLDLGGRTALVTGAAGGIGRACALRLAAAGAKVRAVDRDAAGLEALAGQGRDLAGTVEPHVLDLTDLDAAELAAAGTDVLVNNAGLQLVRPIEEFPPDVFHTVLTVMLEAPFRLIRGALPHMYGQGWGRIVNVSSVHGLRASAYKSAYVAAKHGLEGLSKTTALEGAPHGVTSNCVNPAYVRTPLVEKQLADQARAHGIPEERVLSEVLLQDSAVKRLIEPEEVAEAVAYLCGPQASFVTGTSLVLDGGWTAH; this is encoded by the coding sequence ATGACCGCGCCCCGTTTTCCGGCTCCCCAAGCCTCCCCGCTCGACCTCGGCGGCCGCACCGCGCTCGTCACCGGCGCCGCCGGCGGCATCGGCCGCGCCTGCGCGCTGCGGCTCGCGGCCGCCGGGGCGAAGGTGAGAGCGGTCGACCGGGACGCCGCGGGCCTGGAGGCGCTCGCGGGACAGGGCCGCGACCTCGCGGGCACCGTTGAACCGCACGTCCTCGACCTCACCGACCTGGACGCCGCCGAACTCGCCGCCGCGGGCACCGACGTCCTCGTCAACAACGCCGGGCTCCAGCTCGTGCGCCCCATCGAGGAGTTCCCGCCCGACGTCTTCCACACGGTGCTCACCGTGATGCTGGAGGCACCCTTCCGGCTCATCCGCGGTGCGCTGCCCCACATGTACGGACAGGGATGGGGCCGCATCGTGAATGTGTCGTCCGTCCACGGGCTGCGCGCCTCGGCCTACAAGTCGGCCTATGTTGCCGCCAAACACGGGCTGGAGGGACTCTCCAAGACCACCGCCCTCGAAGGCGCGCCACACGGTGTCACCTCGAACTGTGTGAACCCCGCCTATGTGCGCACCCCACTGGTCGAGAAGCAGCTCGCCGACCAGGCCCGGGCGCACGGCATCCCCGAGGAGCGCGTCCTGTCCGAGGTGCTGCTCCAGGACAGTGCCGTCAAGCGGCTCATAGAGCCGGAGGAGGTCGCCGAGGCCGTGGCGTATCTGTGCGGTCCGCAGGCGTCCTTCGTGACCGGTACCTCACTCGTGCTCGACGGCGGCTGGACCGCCCACTGA
- a CDS encoding zinc-dependent alcohol dehydrogenase: MSLPKTMQAAVLGEPGTLAVTTLPVPRVGPEDVLVQVRRASLCGTDLKIRSRHFFKDGGPPAGEFVPGHEYAGVVAAVGSAVDELRVGDRVVTEAHRGCTRCANCLAGAYTDCLNYGLRHTGHRAQGMTVNGGFAQYALNHVATLHRLPDTVDFDEAVVLSTVGTVMHAFDVLDTLLVGSTVAVVGPGPIGLLAAQVARELGATVALVGTREARLAIGKSFGADLVVNSREQDAVAAVREATDGIGADIVLECSGAPSAVDDALRMAKRSGKVVLVGFFEQPVQADLNHAVMNGISIQTVRGEGTGSLARAVALAARGRLRTAELVTHHFALSDVSEAFDTYAERRGNAIKVMLDISEDPESIRAR, translated from the coding sequence ATGTCCTTGCCGAAAACCATGCAGGCCGCGGTGCTGGGTGAACCCGGCACCCTCGCCGTCACGACGCTGCCTGTGCCGCGGGTGGGGCCGGAAGATGTCCTGGTGCAGGTCCGCAGGGCGTCCCTGTGCGGAACGGACCTCAAGATCCGAAGCCGGCACTTCTTCAAGGACGGCGGCCCCCCTGCGGGCGAGTTCGTCCCGGGCCACGAATACGCGGGCGTCGTGGCTGCGGTGGGCAGCGCCGTGGACGAACTCCGCGTCGGTGACCGGGTCGTGACGGAGGCTCACCGCGGCTGCACGCGCTGCGCCAACTGCCTGGCCGGGGCCTACACGGACTGCCTCAACTACGGCCTGCGGCACACCGGACACCGAGCGCAGGGGATGACCGTCAACGGCGGCTTCGCACAGTACGCGCTCAATCACGTGGCCACCCTCCACCGGCTGCCGGACACAGTCGACTTCGACGAGGCAGTCGTCCTGAGCACCGTGGGTACCGTGATGCACGCGTTCGACGTCCTGGACACCCTTCTCGTGGGGTCTACGGTCGCTGTGGTCGGTCCCGGGCCGATAGGCCTGCTCGCAGCGCAAGTGGCCCGTGAACTCGGGGCAACCGTCGCCCTGGTCGGCACCCGGGAAGCGAGGCTGGCCATCGGCAAGTCCTTCGGCGCGGACCTGGTCGTCAACTCCCGGGAACAGGACGCCGTCGCCGCCGTCCGGGAGGCGACCGACGGGATCGGCGCCGACATCGTGCTGGAATGCTCGGGCGCCCCGAGTGCGGTGGATGACGCCCTGCGCATGGCCAAACGGTCCGGGAAGGTCGTCCTGGTCGGGTTCTTCGAGCAGCCCGTGCAGGCCGACCTGAACCACGCAGTGATGAACGGCATCTCGATCCAGACGGTCCGAGGGGAGGGCACCGGCTCGCTGGCCCGCGCCGTGGCCCTCGCGGCCCGCGGTCGGCTCCGCACCGCGGAACTGGTCACCCACCACTTCGCGTTGAGCGACGTCTCTGAGGCCTTCGACACCTACGCCGAGCGCCGGGGCAACGCCATCAAGGTCATGCTGGACATCTCCGAGGACCCGGAGTCCATCCGTGCCCGGTGA
- a CDS encoding dihydrodipicolinate synthase family protein, whose translation MAALSRDTTGVYAIAPTPFDESGAIDFDSLSRLIDFYGSAGVTGLTLLGQMGEAPKLSHDESVCIVQYVIKRTDLPIVVGVSAPGYAAMRALTADVMSAGACGVMIAPPNTLRTDDQIVSYYEGASAAIGEDVPFVIQDYPLSFSVVMSPSVIARIAGVAPGCVMLKHEDWPGLEKISTLRRLQADGAMPRLSILCGNGGLFLDFETERGADGAMTGYCVPELLVDVVRLTAAGDREAAHDLFDAHLPLLRYEQQPGVGLAVRKYVMKRRGILASDIQRMPGAALSARARGEVDYLLTRLARKDSRVVVTA comes from the coding sequence ATGGCAGCGCTGTCCCGCGACACCACCGGCGTCTACGCCATCGCACCGACGCCCTTCGACGAATCGGGTGCGATCGACTTCGATTCACTCAGCCGGCTGATCGATTTCTACGGATCCGCCGGTGTCACCGGATTGACCCTGCTGGGCCAGATGGGTGAAGCCCCCAAGCTCTCCCACGACGAGAGCGTGTGCATCGTCCAGTACGTCATCAAGCGCACCGACCTGCCGATCGTCGTGGGTGTCTCCGCACCCGGCTACGCCGCCATGCGGGCCCTGACGGCTGACGTCATGTCAGCCGGTGCCTGCGGTGTCATGATCGCTCCGCCGAACACGCTGCGGACCGACGATCAGATCGTGAGCTACTACGAGGGAGCGTCGGCCGCCATCGGCGAGGATGTGCCGTTCGTGATCCAGGACTACCCGCTCTCGTTCTCCGTCGTCATGTCCCCCTCCGTCATCGCCCGCATCGCCGGTGTCGCGCCCGGATGCGTGATGCTGAAGCACGAGGACTGGCCGGGCCTGGAGAAGATCAGCACGCTCCGGCGGCTGCAGGCCGACGGAGCGATGCCCCGGCTGTCGATCCTGTGCGGAAACGGCGGGCTCTTCCTGGATTTCGAGACGGAGCGCGGAGCCGACGGTGCCATGACGGGCTACTGCGTGCCCGAACTCCTCGTCGACGTGGTACGCCTCACCGCCGCCGGCGACCGTGAGGCCGCCCATGACCTCTTCGACGCCCACCTGCCGCTGCTGCGCTACGAACAGCAACCGGGCGTCGGCCTGGCGGTGCGCAAGTACGTGATGAAGCGTCGCGGGATCCTGGCCTCCGACATCCAGCGCATGCCCGGGGCGGCGCTGTCTGCGCGTGCCCGCGGCGAGGTCGACTACCTGCTGACCCGACTGGCCCGCAAGGACAGCAGGGTCGTGGTCACGGCATGA
- a CDS encoding LysR family transcriptional regulator — translation MQLRQLEYFLAVWEAGSFSGAAARLYVTQPSLSQQIGALEKELGAVLLERGRQGVTLTPAGRVFLPRAQDVLRVVQDARDSVREVVEGRKGDVHVLTVRSVASGILPPSAARWHSTYPSTVLRLHDYSHRRDLEEAMRSGQGDIAVGPRPHLWEGPVHSLGYEEMVVIGSAEYPADTSASPAELAAADWVLYEQEQGMSEVVDRLAGHFGFTPRAVARTGQVSAALLFAVEGIGVTVAPENAVPLRWSRHARRIGTGYFRELVVFSRKQPSQLAERYRDMLTSVELPLTTERDLPDGAVRFQNVS, via the coding sequence ATGCAGCTACGTCAGCTGGAGTACTTCCTCGCGGTGTGGGAGGCGGGCTCCTTCAGTGGAGCGGCCGCGCGGCTCTATGTCACTCAGCCCTCGCTCTCCCAGCAGATCGGTGCTCTGGAAAAAGAGCTGGGTGCGGTGCTGCTGGAACGCGGCCGGCAGGGCGTGACGCTGACCCCCGCCGGCCGGGTCTTCCTGCCGCGGGCGCAGGACGTCCTCCGCGTCGTCCAGGACGCCCGGGACTCGGTACGCGAGGTGGTCGAGGGCCGCAAAGGCGACGTCCACGTCCTGACCGTACGGTCCGTCGCCTCGGGCATCCTGCCGCCCTCCGCGGCCCGCTGGCACTCGACGTACCCCTCGACGGTGCTGCGGCTGCACGACTACTCACACCGCCGGGACCTCGAAGAGGCCATGCGCAGCGGACAGGGCGACATCGCAGTCGGTCCACGACCCCACCTGTGGGAAGGGCCGGTCCATTCCCTCGGGTACGAGGAGATGGTGGTGATCGGCTCCGCCGAGTACCCGGCCGACACCTCGGCGAGCCCGGCCGAACTGGCCGCTGCCGACTGGGTGCTCTATGAGCAGGAACAGGGCATGAGCGAAGTGGTGGACCGGCTGGCGGGCCACTTCGGCTTCACTCCGCGTGCCGTGGCGCGCACCGGCCAGGTGTCGGCGGCGCTCCTGTTCGCGGTCGAGGGGATCGGTGTGACGGTGGCACCGGAGAACGCGGTGCCTCTGCGCTGGTCGCGCCATGCACGGCGGATCGGGACCGGCTACTTCCGGGAGCTGGTGGTCTTCAGCAGAAAGCAGCCTTCCCAACTGGCGGAACGCTACCGGGACATGCTCACTTCTGTGGAGCTGCCGCTGACCACGGAGCGGGATCTGCCCGATGGAGCGGTGCGTTTCCAGAACGTGTCCTAG
- a CDS encoding TetR/AcrR family transcriptional regulator — translation MPLERIVATALRIVEEEGSDALSMRTLAQRLGSGTATLYRHFDNRAALVAHVVDRMFGSVELNGDELLALGWERALRTVAHTMFDALARHRNAARLLVEQIPMGPNAMALRERCVAVLLDSGFPPRVAAYAYATLARYVLGFAVQVNGHGGAGQADDAESAAVFQSVDPDLFPATVTVAGVMPVPIEDEFSFGLELLLSGLAHLRDEA, via the coding sequence GTGCCGTTGGAGCGCATCGTCGCCACCGCACTGCGGATCGTGGAGGAGGAGGGCTCCGACGCTCTCTCGATGCGGACGCTGGCCCAGCGTCTGGGCTCGGGCACGGCGACGCTGTACCGGCACTTCGACAACCGGGCAGCTCTGGTCGCTCATGTCGTGGACCGCATGTTCGGCAGCGTGGAGCTGAACGGTGACGAACTCCTCGCGCTGGGCTGGGAGCGGGCGCTGCGGACGGTCGCGCACACCATGTTCGACGCCTTGGCCCGGCACCGTAACGCGGCACGCCTGCTGGTCGAGCAGATTCCCATGGGACCGAACGCCATGGCATTGCGGGAGCGCTGTGTCGCGGTGCTGCTCGACAGTGGTTTCCCGCCGCGAGTGGCCGCGTACGCGTACGCGACTCTGGCCCGCTACGTCCTCGGGTTCGCCGTGCAGGTCAACGGGCATGGCGGCGCAGGACAAGCCGACGACGCAGAGTCGGCGGCCGTCTTTCAGAGCGTGGATCCGGACCTGTTCCCGGCCACCGTGACCGTGGCCGGGGTGATGCCGGTTCCGATCGAGGACGAGTTCTCCTTCGGCCTCGAACTTCTTCTCAGCGGGCTTGCCCATCTGCGTGACGAGGCCTGA
- a CDS encoding helix-turn-helix domain-containing protein, translating to MSSDHVQPAERSAGLAEPPPSGAETPYLELLARGASADAYEQPVLLARAEGRPAEWIAALQRAKPLALRVRSELEGRRRREAELSALFETAHDLAGLRDLDAVLQAIVQRARSLLGTDVAYLSLNDPARGDTYMRVTEGSVAARFQQLRLGMGEGLGGLVAQTARPYVTDDYFKDDRFQHTRTIDAGVRDEGLVAILGVPLTLGHHVIGVLFAADRRARVFEREQIALLGSFAALAAAAIDTANLLAETRSALAELERANEIIQDRSGVIERASDVHDRLAELVLRGGGVHDVATAVAEVLDGTVEFTEADAAPAEALEASRAEGHAVRHEDDWIAAVAAGGELLGALVLRGHPGLDPVDQRTLERAAMVTSLLLLARRSAAEAEQRVRGELLDDLLDARDRDPRLLRERAARLHADLDAVHVVLAARPEDDAPDADQEADARRRLAAAASHLAATRHGLAAARDGGTVLLLPLDPGDTATELARRAARHLGTAVHAPVTVGASAPTGNLAARPDAIATAYAEARRCLDALRLLGRSGDGAAAEDFGFLGLLLAGDRDIPGFVDRTIGQVVAYDRRRGTELLRTLDAYFACGMSPARTKDELHVHVNTVAQRLERVGRLLGDDWQSPARALEIQLALRLHRLSAPERH from the coding sequence ATGTCCAGCGATCACGTGCAGCCGGCCGAGCGCTCCGCCGGCCTCGCCGAACCGCCGCCGAGCGGCGCGGAGACGCCGTATCTCGAGCTCCTGGCCCGGGGCGCGTCCGCCGACGCATACGAGCAGCCGGTCCTGCTCGCGCGTGCCGAAGGCCGCCCGGCGGAGTGGATCGCCGCGCTCCAGCGGGCCAAGCCGCTCGCCCTGCGCGTCCGCTCGGAGCTGGAGGGACGGCGCCGCCGCGAGGCCGAGCTGTCCGCACTGTTCGAGACCGCCCACGACCTCGCCGGGCTGCGCGACCTCGACGCCGTACTCCAGGCGATCGTGCAGCGCGCCCGGTCGCTGCTGGGCACGGACGTCGCCTACCTCAGCCTCAACGACCCGGCGAGGGGCGACACCTACATGCGGGTCACCGAGGGCTCGGTCGCGGCCCGGTTCCAGCAGTTGCGGCTCGGCATGGGGGAGGGGCTCGGCGGCCTGGTCGCACAGACCGCACGTCCCTATGTCACCGACGACTACTTCAAGGACGACCGCTTCCAGCACACCCGCACCATCGACGCCGGCGTGCGGGACGAGGGGCTGGTGGCCATCCTCGGCGTGCCGCTCACGCTCGGGCACCACGTCATCGGCGTGCTGTTCGCCGCGGACCGCCGCGCCCGGGTCTTCGAGCGGGAGCAGATCGCCCTGCTGGGCTCCTTCGCCGCCCTCGCCGCGGCCGCCATCGACACCGCCAACCTGCTCGCCGAGACCCGGTCGGCCCTCGCCGAGCTGGAGCGGGCCAACGAGATCATCCAGGACCGCAGCGGCGTCATCGAGCGCGCCTCCGACGTGCACGACCGGCTCGCCGAGCTCGTCCTGCGCGGCGGCGGGGTCCACGACGTGGCCACCGCCGTCGCCGAAGTCCTCGACGGCACGGTCGAGTTCACCGAGGCCGACGCGGCACCGGCCGAGGCCCTGGAGGCGTCCCGCGCGGAGGGCCACGCCGTGCGGCACGAGGACGACTGGATCGCCGCCGTCGCCGCCGGCGGAGAACTGCTCGGCGCACTCGTGCTGCGCGGCCACCCGGGGCTCGACCCCGTCGACCAGCGCACCCTGGAGCGTGCCGCCATGGTCACCTCCCTGCTGCTCCTGGCCCGCAGGTCCGCCGCCGAGGCCGAACAACGCGTCCGCGGTGAGCTCCTGGACGACCTGCTCGACGCCCGCGACCGCGATCCGCGACTGCTGCGAGAGCGCGCGGCCCGCCTCCATGCCGACCTCGACGCCGTCCACGTGGTGCTGGCGGCGCGCCCGGAGGACGACGCGCCCGACGCCGACCAGGAGGCGGACGCCCGCAGACGCCTGGCCGCCGCCGCGTCCCACCTCGCCGCGACCCGACACGGCCTGGCCGCCGCGCGCGACGGCGGTACCGTCCTGCTGCTGCCCCTCGACCCCGGCGACACCGCCACCGAACTGGCCCGCCGGGCTGCCCGGCACCTGGGCACAGCGGTCCACGCACCGGTCACCGTCGGCGCCTCCGCACCCACCGGGAACCTCGCCGCCCGCCCCGACGCCATAGCCACGGCCTACGCCGAGGCCCGGCGCTGCCTCGACGCCCTGCGGCTCCTCGGCCGCTCCGGCGACGGGGCCGCCGCCGAGGACTTCGGCTTCCTCGGGCTGCTCCTGGCCGGCGACCGGGACATCCCCGGCTTCGTCGACCGCACCATCGGCCAGGTCGTCGCGTACGACCGACGACGCGGCACCGAATTGCTGCGCACCCTCGACGCGTACTTCGCCTGCGGCATGAGCCCGGCCCGCACCAAGGACGAACTGCACGTCCATGTGAACACGGTCGCCCAGCGCCTGGAGCGCGTCGGCCGTCTCCTCGGCGACGACTGGCAGAGCCCGGCCCGCGCCCTGGAGATCCAACTCGCCCTGCGCCTGCACCGGCTGTCGGCGCCGGAACGGCACTGA
- a CDS encoding SDR family oxidoreductase produces the protein MDLGISGKTALVLGGGGGLGGAIAQALAAEGAGVAVADISPQAAERTVEAVAGLGGKAVSLEWDLGDLDAIDRHVTTVEGVLGPVDILVNNTGGPPPSPVGGQDPEIWLQHFRSMVMSVIAITDRVAPLMRSRGWGRIVTSASSGVIAPIPDLGLSNALRGSLLGWSKTLAREVAADGVTCNVVVPGRIGTQRTKFLDRAKAEREWRSVEEISAESVASIPVGRYGEPREYAAAVAFLASSQASYITGSVIRVDGGLIASL, from the coding sequence GTGGATCTGGGAATCTCAGGCAAGACCGCACTGGTGCTGGGCGGAGGTGGGGGTCTCGGCGGCGCCATTGCGCAGGCCCTCGCCGCGGAGGGCGCCGGTGTCGCCGTGGCGGACATCAGTCCGCAGGCTGCCGAGCGCACCGTCGAAGCGGTGGCCGGCCTGGGCGGAAAGGCCGTGTCCCTGGAATGGGACCTTGGGGATCTGGACGCGATCGACCGGCACGTCACGACGGTCGAGGGGGTTCTCGGCCCTGTGGACATCCTGGTCAACAACACGGGAGGACCGCCGCCCTCGCCGGTGGGCGGGCAGGATCCGGAGATCTGGCTGCAGCACTTCCGGTCCATGGTGATGTCGGTGATCGCGATCACCGACCGGGTCGCGCCGCTGATGAGGAGCCGCGGCTGGGGCAGGATCGTCACCAGCGCCAGTTCCGGCGTGATCGCCCCCATACCCGACCTCGGGCTGTCGAACGCCCTGCGTGGCAGCCTGCTCGGCTGGTCCAAGACGCTGGCCCGGGAAGTAGCGGCCGACGGCGTCACCTGCAATGTGGTCGTTCCCGGCCGGATCGGCACCCAGCGGACGAAGTTCCTGGACCGGGCCAAGGCCGAGCGGGAGTGGAGGTCCGTCGAGGAGATCTCCGCCGAGAGTGTCGCTTCCATCCCCGTGGGCCGCTACGGTGAACCGCGCGAATACGCCGCTGCCGTCGCTTTTCTCGCAAGCAGTCAGGCCTCTTACATCACGGGCTCGGTCATTCGTGTCGACGGCGGTCTCATCGCGAGCCTCTGA
- a CDS encoding MFS transporter, with protein sequence MTSATTATPPPANLRRIVAASLIGTTIEWYDFFLYGSAAALVFNKLFFPNSDPLVGTLLSFLTYAVGFAARPLGALVFGHYGDRLGRKKLLVLSLLLMGGATFAIGLLPTYATLGTAAPVLLTVLRLVQGFALGGEWGGAVLLVSEHGDARRRGFWASWPQTGAPAGQLLATGVLSLLTAVLSDAAFGSWGWRIPFLLSGVLVIVGLWIRLSVDESPVFKQALAQAEARKADRAAVAEKLPLVAVLRHHWRDVLVAMGARMAENISYYVITAFILVYATTSAGVSKQTALNAVLIASAVHFAAIPAWGALSDRIGRRPVYLVGAVGVGLWMFPFFSLIDTGGFGNLILAVTVGLVLHGAMYAPQAAFFSEMFATRMRYSGASIGAQFASVAAGAPAPLIATALLSDYGSSTPIALYVIAAAVLTVIAVAAAKETRHRDLADVAPPADADRTAAPAADARTR encoded by the coding sequence ATGACCTCCGCAACCACCGCTACCCCACCACCCGCGAACCTCCGTCGCATCGTCGCCGCCAGCCTCATCGGCACCACCATCGAGTGGTACGACTTCTTCCTCTACGGCTCCGCCGCCGCGCTGGTCTTCAACAAGCTGTTCTTCCCGAACTCCGACCCCCTCGTCGGCACGCTGCTGTCGTTCCTGACGTACGCGGTCGGGTTCGCCGCCCGGCCGCTGGGTGCGCTGGTGTTCGGGCACTACGGTGACCGGCTCGGGCGCAAGAAGCTGCTGGTGCTGAGTCTGCTGCTGATGGGCGGGGCGACCTTCGCCATCGGGCTGCTGCCCACGTACGCCACCCTCGGTACGGCCGCACCGGTCCTGCTCACCGTGCTCCGGCTGGTCCAGGGGTTCGCGCTCGGCGGCGAATGGGGCGGTGCGGTGCTGCTGGTGTCGGAGCACGGGGACGCGCGGCGGCGTGGCTTCTGGGCCTCGTGGCCGCAGACCGGCGCACCGGCGGGGCAACTCCTCGCCACCGGTGTGCTGTCCCTGCTGACCGCCGTGCTGTCGGACGCCGCGTTCGGCAGCTGGGGCTGGCGGATCCCGTTCCTGCTCTCCGGCGTGCTGGTGATCGTCGGTTTGTGGATTCGTCTGTCTGTCGATGAATCGCCCGTCTTCAAGCAGGCGTTGGCGCAGGCCGAGGCCCGCAAGGCGGACCGGGCCGCGGTTGCCGAGAAGCTGCCGCTCGTCGCCGTGCTGCGGCATCACTGGCGTGACGTGCTGGTCGCGATGGGCGCGCGCATGGCGGAGAACATCAGCTACTACGTCATCACCGCGTTCATCCTCGTCTACGCCACCACCTCGGCCGGCGTCTCCAAGCAGACCGCGCTCAACGCCGTACTGATCGCCTCAGCCGTGCACTTCGCCGCCATCCCGGCGTGGGGTGCGCTGTCCGACCGGATCGGCCGCCGACCCGTGTATCTGGTGGGTGCGGTCGGGGTCGGGCTGTGGATGTTCCCGTTCTTCTCGCTGATCGACACCGGCGGCTTCGGCAACCTGATCCTCGCCGTCACGGTGGGGCTGGTGCTGCACGGGGCGATGTACGCGCCCCAGGCCGCGTTCTTCTCCGAGATGTTCGCGACGCGGATGCGCTACTCCGGCGCGTCCATCGGCGCCCAGTTCGCCTCGGTCGCAGCGGGCGCGCCCGCGCCGCTGATCGCCACCGCGCTGCTGTCCGACTACGGCAGCTCCACGCCGATCGCCCTGTACGTCATCGCCGCCGCCGTGCTCACGGTGATCGCGGTGGCGGCGGCCAAGGAGACCCGCCACCGGGATCTGGCCGACGTCGCCCCTCCCGCCGACGCGGACCGGACCGCGGCACCGGCGGCGGACGCCCGGACTCGCTGA
- a CDS encoding LacI family DNA-binding transcriptional regulator, whose product MGRRRPGTPTLEEVAAHAGVGRGTVSRVINNAAGVKESTREAVQRAIKELGYVPNLAARSLAGQRTDAVALVLTEPDWRVFAEPFFSEIVRSLGDALTDTGMQLLLTLVRSDTDRKRFLEYARGGRVDGVLLLSVHAGDRLPDMLAEARLPTVMLGRRSGDEYVSYVDADNVGGARSAVSHLLARGRRAIATITGPLDMHVAQCRLRGYQDALTLAGLGYEESLVAESDFTQDSGRRAMTELLERHPEIDGVLAASDTTAAGALQALRAAGRRVPEDVAVIGFDDFPLAQRTDPPLTTVRQPLEEMGRAMIRLLLEDMDEPSVAYRHVILRTELQVRESA is encoded by the coding sequence ATGGGCAGGCGACGCCCCGGTACGCCGACGCTGGAAGAGGTGGCCGCTCACGCCGGGGTGGGGCGTGGCACGGTTTCCCGCGTCATCAACAACGCGGCCGGTGTGAAGGAGTCGACGCGCGAAGCCGTGCAACGAGCCATCAAGGAGCTGGGATACGTTCCCAACCTCGCGGCGCGTTCACTGGCCGGGCAGCGGACCGATGCCGTCGCTCTCGTCCTGACGGAGCCCGACTGGCGCGTGTTCGCCGAGCCGTTCTTCTCGGAAATCGTCCGCTCGCTCGGGGACGCGCTGACAGACACCGGGATGCAACTGCTGCTGACCCTGGTCCGCTCGGACACCGACCGGAAACGCTTCCTCGAGTACGCGCGCGGCGGCCGGGTCGACGGAGTTCTGCTGTTGTCCGTGCATGCGGGCGACCGACTGCCGGACATGCTCGCCGAGGCACGGCTGCCGACCGTGATGCTGGGGCGCCGCTCGGGCGACGAGTACGTCAGTTACGTGGACGCGGACAACGTGGGCGGTGCCCGCAGCGCCGTCTCCCACCTGCTGGCACGGGGCCGCAGAGCGATCGCCACCATCACGGGGCCGCTGGACATGCACGTCGCCCAGTGCCGGCTGCGCGGCTACCAGGATGCTCTGACGCTGGCGGGCTTGGGGTACGAGGAGTCCTTGGTCGCCGAAAGCGACTTCACGCAGGACAGCGGGCGCCGCGCCATGACAGAACTGCTCGAACGGCACCCGGAGATCGACGGCGTCCTCGCCGCGTCGGACACCACGGCGGCGGGGGCTCTGCAAGCACTGCGTGCGGCGGGACGGCGCGTACCGGAGGATGTCGCCGTGATCGGGTTCGACGACTTTCCCCTGGCTCAGCGCACCGATCCGCCCCTGACCACCGTGCGTCAGCCGCTGGAGGAGATGGGCCGGGCCATGATCCGGCTGCTCCTGGAGGACATGGACGAGCCGTCGGTGGCCTACCGCCACGTCATCCTCCGTACGGAGCTGCAGGTCCGTGAATCGGCCTAA
- a CDS encoding DUF3500 domain-containing protein, with protein sequence MPDVPAAGREKAATAMGEAAAAWLGSLSEDQLPLAAYDSPLHPEAEAERLRWFYTPTEHGGLAIRDQSPRQQSLAMQLVATGLSIAGYATVTTVMGLENVLDRLEGWTVHWGRQRGRDPGLYWLRIFGRPGDRIWAWRLGGHHVSLNNLVVAGRLVSTTPCFIGADPATTELIGGTLRPLQGPEDTARQLARALDADQFRQALLHPSAVSDIVSGNRPHVRHGDTMMHMQDLWRGQFEDPDLDRLVNDIDRRAEAGSGYTDSDHARVAITIPPKGIGGRDLNEEQRHLLRRLVALYTGRAPELLADAYATHYASDTVLDLVHFGWAGGTEVGEPHYYRVQDPRILIEYDNTQRHANHAHSVWRDLASDFGLDVLAEHRAHIAHE encoded by the coding sequence GTGCCCGACGTCCCGGCAGCCGGGCGGGAGAAGGCGGCGACCGCCATGGGCGAGGCCGCCGCCGCCTGGCTGGGCAGTCTGAGCGAGGACCAACTGCCGCTCGCCGCCTACGATTCTCCTCTCCACCCGGAGGCGGAGGCCGAGCGGCTGCGCTGGTTCTACACCCCGACGGAACATGGCGGGCTTGCCATCCGGGACCAGAGTCCCCGGCAACAGAGCCTGGCCATGCAACTGGTGGCCACCGGACTGTCCATTGCGGGCTACGCCACGGTCACCACCGTGATGGGTCTGGAAAACGTGCTGGACCGACTGGAAGGATGGACCGTTCACTGGGGTCGGCAGCGCGGGCGGGACCCCGGCTTGTACTGGCTCAGGATCTTCGGCCGCCCTGGCGATCGCATCTGGGCATGGCGACTCGGCGGCCACCATGTCTCCCTGAACAACCTCGTCGTCGCCGGTCGGCTCGTCTCCACGACCCCCTGCTTCATCGGCGCCGACCCGGCCACGACCGAGCTGATCGGAGGCACCCTGCGTCCCCTCCAGGGCCCCGAGGACACCGCGCGCCAACTGGCCCGTGCCCTCGACGCAGATCAGTTCCGGCAAGCCCTGCTCCACCCGTCCGCCGTGTCCGACATCGTCTCCGGCAACCGGCCACACGTCCGGCACGGCGACACGATGATGCACATGCAGGACCTGTGGCGGGGGCAGTTCGAAGATCCTGACCTGGACCGGCTCGTCAACGACATCGACCGCCGGGCGGAGGCGGGCAGCGGTTACACCGACAGCGACCACGCACGAGTGGCCATCACGATTCCCCCCAAAGGCATCGGCGGCCGCGATCTCAACGAAGAACAGCGGCACCTGCTGCGCCGTCTCGTAGCCCTCTACACCGGACGGGCACCGGAGCTCCTCGCCGACGCCTACGCCACCCACTACGCCTCGGACACTGTCCTCGACCTGGTCCACTTCGGCTGGGCAGGCGGCACGGAGGTCGGGGAACCGCACTACTACCGGGTGCAGGACCCCCGCATCCTGATCGAGTACGACAACACGCAACGCCACGCGAACCACGCTCACTCGGTGTGGCGTGACCTGGCCTCCGACTTCGGACTGGACGTGCTGGCCGAACACCGGGCCCACATCGCACACGAGTGA